The following coding sequences lie in one Pseudomonas syringae CC1557 genomic window:
- a CDS encoding alpha-D-ribose 1-methylphosphonate 5-phosphate C-P-lyase PhnJ produces MSTAPQRPARDEAYNFAYLDEQTKRMIRRALLKAVAIPGYQVPFGGREMPLPYGWGTGGMQLTATILGDDDVLKVIDQGADDTTNAVSIRRFFARTAGVATTERTPEATVIQTRHRIPETPLHADQIMVYQVPIPEPLRFIEPSETETRTMHALDDYGVMHVKLYEDIATFGHIATSYAYPVMVDERYVMDPSPIPKFDNPKLNMNPALMLFGAGREKRLYAVPPFTQVVSLDFEDHPFEVQRWEQCCAICGSHDSFLDELILDDAGTQSFVCSDTDYCAQRVKQQEIAR; encoded by the coding sequence ATAAGCACCGCACCGCAAAGGCCCGCCCGGGATGAGGCGTATAACTTCGCTTATCTGGACGAGCAGACCAAACGCATGATTCGCCGCGCGCTGCTCAAGGCGGTAGCGATTCCCGGTTATCAGGTGCCCTTCGGCGGGCGCGAAATGCCGCTGCCTTATGGCTGGGGCACAGGTGGCATGCAACTGACTGCGACAATCCTTGGCGACGATGATGTCCTGAAAGTCATCGATCAGGGCGCTGACGACACTACCAATGCGGTGTCGATCCGGCGTTTTTTCGCTCGTACGGCAGGCGTTGCCACCACCGAGCGCACGCCGGAAGCCACCGTGATCCAGACCCGCCACCGGATTCCGGAAACACCGCTGCACGCGGATCAGATCATGGTCTATCAGGTGCCGATTCCCGAGCCCCTGCGTTTCATCGAGCCCTCGGAAACCGAAACCCGCACCATGCATGCGCTGGATGATTACGGCGTTATGCACGTCAAACTTTACGAAGACATCGCCACCTTTGGCCACATTGCCACCAGTTACGCTTACCCGGTGATGGTCGATGAGCGTTACGTGATGGACCCGTCGCCGATTCCGAAATTCGACAACCCCAAACTGAACATGAACCCGGCGCTGATGCTGTTCGGTGCCGGACGCGAAAAACGCCTGTACGCCGTACCGCCGTTCACGCAGGTGGTCAGTCTGGACTTCGAGGACCATCCGTTCGAAGTGCAGCGCTGGGAGCAGTGCTGCGCCATCTGCGGCAGTCACGACTCCTTCCTCGATGAGCTGATTCTCGATGACGCGGGCACCCAGAGCTTTGTCTGTTCCGATACCGACTACTGCGCCCAGCGCGTCAAACAGCAGGAGATCGCCCGATGA
- the phnK gene encoding phosphonate C-P lyase system protein PhnK yields MISALSSSPEGARQAEPAQPLLKVRGLTRLFGVQKGCQDVSFDLYPGEVLGIVGESGSGKSTLLSLLSGRCPPDRGTIDYRGKHGDWLDLYSASEAQRRTLLRTEWGFVEQNPRDGLRMGVSAGANIGERLMAQGVRNYQQLRGAALDWLTQVEIDPQRIDDLPRTFSGGMQQRLQIARNLVSSPRLVFMDEPTGGLDVSVQARLLDLLRGLVRELDLAVVIVTHDLAVARLLADRLMVMRRSEVVESGLTDQILDDPQHPYSQLLVSSVLQP; encoded by the coding sequence ATGATCAGTGCGCTTTCATCAAGTCCCGAGGGCGCGCGTCAGGCCGAACCTGCGCAGCCGCTGCTCAAGGTCCGAGGGCTGACCCGCTTGTTCGGTGTGCAAAAGGGCTGTCAGGACGTGAGTTTCGACCTGTATCCCGGCGAAGTGCTGGGCATTGTCGGCGAATCCGGTTCGGGCAAATCCACCTTGCTGTCGCTGTTGAGCGGCCGTTGCCCGCCGGATCGCGGCACCATCGACTATCGCGGCAAGCACGGCGACTGGCTCGACCTGTACAGCGCCAGCGAGGCGCAGCGGCGCACCTTGTTGCGCACTGAATGGGGCTTTGTCGAGCAGAACCCGCGTGATGGCTTGCGCATGGGCGTGTCGGCCGGGGCCAATATCGGTGAGCGCCTGATGGCTCAGGGCGTGCGCAATTATCAGCAACTGCGCGGTGCAGCGCTGGACTGGCTGACTCAGGTGGAAATCGATCCGCAGCGCATCGACGACCTGCCGCGCACCTTTTCCGGCGGCATGCAGCAACGCCTGCAAATCGCCCGCAACCTGGTCTCCAGCCCGAGACTGGTGTTCATGGACGAACCTACTGGCGGGCTGGATGTGTCGGTGCAGGCGCGCTTGCTCGATCTGTTGCGCGGGCTGGTTCGCGAGCTGGACCTTGCGGTGGTGATCGTGACCCACGACCTGGCGGTGGCGCGGCTGCTGGCAGACCGGCTGATGGTCATGCGCCGCTCGGAAGTGGTGGAAAGCGGCCTCACCGATCAGATCCTCGATGACCCGCAGCATCCTTATTCCCAGTTGCTGGTCTCCTCGGTATTGCAGCCATGA
- the phnL gene encoding phosphonate C-P lyase system protein PhnL — protein MTTLIEVRDLSKTFTLHQHNGVVLNVLRSLNFSVRSGECLVLSGQSGAGKSTLLRTLYGNYLPAAGSIRVQHEGEWVELVGASPRQVLEVRRRTLGYVSQFLRVIPRVSSLDVLMEPALARGWSREQSLERAQLLLTRLNIPQRLWPLAPSTFSGGEQQRINIARAFMVPWPVLLLDEPTASLDDANRQVVLELVDEAKQAGAALIGIFHDRDARASVANRQLDMTPVDLTAKELLQC, from the coding sequence ATGACGACGTTGATCGAGGTCCGCGACCTGTCGAAAACCTTCACCCTGCATCAGCACAACGGGGTGGTCCTCAATGTGCTGCGCAGTCTCAATTTCTCGGTGCGCAGTGGCGAATGCCTGGTGCTCAGCGGGCAGTCCGGCGCAGGAAAAAGTACGCTGCTGCGCACCTTGTACGGCAACTACCTGCCCGCCGCCGGAAGTATTCGTGTGCAGCACGAGGGTGAATGGGTCGAGCTGGTCGGCGCCAGCCCGCGCCAGGTGCTGGAAGTGCGGCGCAGAACGCTGGGCTATGTCAGCCAGTTTCTGCGCGTCATTCCGCGTGTATCGAGCCTGGATGTGCTGATGGAGCCTGCGCTGGCACGCGGCTGGTCCCGCGAGCAGTCACTGGAGCGTGCGCAGCTTTTGTTGACGCGCCTGAACATTCCGCAGCGCTTGTGGCCGCTGGCACCCAGCACGTTCTCTGGCGGCGAGCAGCAACGCATCAACATTGCCCGCGCGTTCATGGTGCCCTGGCCGGTACTGCTGCTCGACGAACCGACTGCCTCGCTGGATGACGCCAATCGCCAGGTGGTGCTGGAACTGGTCGATGAAGCCAAGCAGGCCGGCGCCGCATTGATCGGCATCTTTCATGACCGTGACGCCCGCGCGTCGGTCGCCAATCGTCAACTCGACATGACCCCGGTGGACCTCACCGCCAAGGAGTTACTGCAATGCTGA
- a CDS encoding alpha-D-ribose 1-methylphosphonate 5-triphosphate diphosphatase, protein MLSEQIFSNARVVTAEQVFIGTVVLRDGLIADVQSGRSQLSQAHDLEGDYLLPGLVELHTDNLEKHLSPRPGVDWPSTSAVISHDAQIVAAGITTVFDALSIGDINPKGKRMQQLPAMLQAIAEANAAGLTRAEHLLHLRCEVSHPDTLSVFRDLVDQPLVQLVSVMDHAPGQRQFALESKYREYYMGKYHMNHEEMDRFIVEQVANSTEYADRYRRAIVGLCLARGLSIASHDDATMAHVEESAGFGMNIAEFPTTLEAAQGCRQLGMSVLMGAPNIVRGGSHSGNVAAASLARQGLLDILSSDYYPASLLQAAFMLVEQDNECELPQAINMVSRTPALAAGLADRGEIRIGLRADLVQARSHGGLPVIDKVWRQGKRVF, encoded by the coding sequence ATGCTGAGCGAACAGATTTTCAGTAATGCCCGCGTAGTAACGGCCGAACAGGTCTTCATCGGTACAGTGGTGCTTCGCGATGGTCTGATTGCCGATGTGCAAAGCGGGCGCAGTCAGTTGAGTCAGGCCCATGACCTCGAAGGCGATTACCTGCTGCCAGGGCTGGTCGAACTGCACACCGACAATCTGGAAAAACACCTGTCGCCACGCCCCGGTGTCGACTGGCCATCGACCTCGGCGGTGATCAGCCATGATGCACAGATCGTCGCCGCCGGGATCACCACGGTGTTCGATGCGCTGTCGATTGGCGACATCAATCCCAAAGGCAAGCGCATGCAGCAACTGCCAGCGATGTTGCAGGCGATTGCCGAGGCCAACGCGGCGGGATTGACCCGCGCTGAACACTTGCTGCACTTGCGCTGCGAGGTCAGCCACCCCGACACCCTGAGCGTGTTTCGTGATCTGGTCGACCAGCCGCTGGTGCAACTGGTGTCGGTGATGGACCATGCGCCTGGCCAGCGCCAGTTCGCGCTGGAGTCCAAGTACCGCGAGTACTACATGGGCAAGTACCACATGAACCATGAAGAAATGGATCGCTTCATCGTTGAGCAGGTGGCCAACTCCACTGAATACGCCGACCGTTACCGGCGCGCGATTGTCGGGTTGTGCCTGGCGCGTGGCTTGTCGATTGCCAGTCATGACGACGCAACCATGGCCCACGTCGAGGAATCGGCAGGTTTCGGGATGAACATTGCCGAGTTCCCGACCACGCTGGAAGCCGCTCAGGGCTGTCGGCAATTGGGCATGAGTGTCTTGATGGGCGCGCCGAACATCGTGCGCGGCGGCTCGCACTCCGGTAACGTGGCGGCGGCATCATTGGCCAGGCAAGGGCTTCTGGACATTCTGTCCAGCGACTATTATCCCGCCAGCCTGTTGCAGGCTGCTTTCATGCTGGTCGAGCAGGACAATGAATGCGAGCTGCCGCAGGCAATCAACATGGTCAGTCGCACCCCGGCGCTTGCAGCCGGGCTGGCGGATCGCGGTGAAATTCGTATCGGTCTGCGCGCGGATCTGGTCCAGGCGCGCAGTCATGGCGGCTTGCCGGTGATCGACAAGGTATGGCGACAGGGCAAGAGGGTGTTTTGA
- the phnN gene encoding phosphonate metabolism protein/1,5-bisphosphokinase (PRPP-forming) PhnN translates to MVGRLIYLIGPSGSGKDSVLDAARETLARRDCRVVRRVITRSAEAVGEAAQAVTVEQFEHMRERGAFALCWQANGLRYGIPIEIDQWLLEGHDVLINGSRAHLQQAQMRYPNLSAVLLTVNQDVLRRRLLARNRETLPEIEARLERNARFAGDLLANNPQVFSLDNSGDLQQTVAALIGLLDTRHACA, encoded by the coding sequence ATGGTTGGCAGGTTGATTTATCTGATCGGGCCGTCTGGTTCAGGCAAGGACAGTGTGCTGGATGCAGCGCGGGAAACCCTGGCACGACGCGATTGCCGGGTGGTGCGACGGGTGATCACCCGTTCTGCAGAAGCGGTGGGCGAGGCGGCACAGGCGGTGACGGTCGAACAGTTCGAGCACATGCGCGAGCGCGGTGCGTTCGCCTTGTGCTGGCAGGCCAACGGTTTGCGCTATGGCATTCCCATCGAGATCGATCAATGGTTGCTGGAAGGTCATGACGTGCTGATCAATGGCTCCCGGGCGCACTTGCAGCAAGCGCAGATGCGTTATCCGAACTTGTCGGCCGTGTTGCTGACCGTCAATCAGGATGTGTTGCGCCGGCGTCTGTTGGCGCGTAATCGCGAAACCCTGCCGGAAATCGAGGCGCGCCTGGAGCGCAATGCACGGTTTGCCGGAGATTTGCTGGCTAACAACCCGCAGGTGTTTTCACTGGATAATTCCGGCGATCTGCAACAGACCGTCGCCGCCCTGATCGGTTTGCTGGACACGCGTCACGCATGCGCCTGA
- the phnP gene encoding phosphonate metabolism protein PhnP — translation MRLTLLGTGDARQVPVYGCQCVACRAARANQNLRRLPCSALIECADQRWLIDSGLTDLTERFPPHSLSGILQTHYHADHAQGLLHLRWGQGLVIPVHGPADPEGLADLYKHPGILDFSQPFAAFETRALGALQVTALPLTHSRPTFGYLLEGDGQRMAYLTDTVGLPDATREFLQRQPLDVLILDCSMPPQPQPPRNHNDLTLALQTIDQLRPGKAVLTHVGHTLDAWLMEQPRSLPGNVVIGRDGVVVI, via the coding sequence ATGCGCCTGACGCTGCTGGGCACCGGTGACGCCCGACAAGTGCCGGTCTACGGTTGTCAGTGCGTGGCTTGCCGGGCCGCACGGGCCAATCAGAACCTGCGCCGTTTGCCGTGCAGCGCGCTGATCGAATGCGCCGACCAGCGCTGGCTGATCGACAGCGGCCTGACCGACCTCACCGAACGTTTTCCGCCGCACAGCCTGAGCGGCATTTTGCAGACGCACTACCACGCCGATCATGCGCAGGGCTTGCTGCATCTGCGTTGGGGGCAGGGGCTGGTGATTCCGGTCCACGGCCCGGCAGATCCGGAAGGCTTGGCAGACCTGTACAAACACCCCGGCATTCTGGATTTCAGCCAGCCGTTCGCCGCCTTCGAAACCCGTGCTCTGGGCGCTTTGCAGGTCACAGCGCTGCCGCTGACGCACTCCAGGCCCACCTTTGGTTATCTGCTTGAAGGTGACGGGCAGCGCATGGCTTACCTGACCGACACCGTCGGCCTGCCTGATGCCACTCGCGAATTCCTGCAACGCCAGCCGCTGGACGTGCTGATCCTCGACTGCTCAATGCCGCCGCAACCTCAGCCACCGCGCAATCACAATGACCTGACGCTGGCGCTGCAAACCATTGACCAGTTGCGACCGGGAAAAGCGGTGCTAACGCACGTCGGTCATACGCTGGATGCCTGGTTGATGGAGCAGCCGAGGTCGTTGCCAGGCAATGTTGTAATTGGGCGGGATGGCGTGGTCGTGATCTGA
- a CDS encoding amidase — MQNPSELLGKSATELRALIGNKQISPVELLDACIARIESLNPKINAFAATCFERARDEALLAEQAVLQGEPLGLLHGLPIGIKDLEETAGVLTTYGSQLFRDNIPAQDNLFVARLRAAGAIMVGKTNVPELGAGANTRNVVWGATGNPFNPQLNAGGSSGGSAAALAVDMVPLCSGSDTGGSLRIPAALCGIVGLRPSPGLVPSERKKLGWTPISVVGPMGRNVADTLLQLRASAGLGQSDPLSYAIAEDAFAPRTVDLSQLRVGYSEDFGTCAVDTDIRAVFREKINALSPLFKSCEAIDLNLSSAHRTFDVLRAEAFVAGLQDAHDRDPNALGPNTRANFEMGAAMSLQDCVKAHGEQSRIFRGFQKQFEHYDLILAPTTPVSPFPWSELYLREVNGVPLDNYYRWLALCYTITLTTNPALSLPCGTDRQGMPFGLQIIGGFRGDAKLLACAEAIEHATATDPRLSRPRPDLQKLLASAVNLTHIVTHPPVYGGSKTATPEIGAM; from the coding sequence ATGCAAAATCCATCCGAACTGCTCGGCAAATCCGCCACCGAACTGCGGGCGCTGATCGGCAACAAGCAGATCTCGCCAGTGGAATTGCTGGACGCTTGCATCGCGCGTATCGAAAGCCTGAATCCAAAGATCAATGCGTTTGCCGCGACCTGTTTCGAGCGCGCCCGCGATGAAGCGCTGTTGGCCGAGCAGGCTGTGCTGCAAGGCGAACCGCTGGGTCTGCTGCACGGCCTGCCGATCGGTATCAAGGACCTGGAAGAAACCGCCGGGGTGCTCACCACTTACGGCTCGCAGCTGTTTCGCGACAACATCCCTGCACAGGACAACCTGTTCGTGGCGCGCCTGCGCGCTGCCGGGGCGATCATGGTCGGCAAGACCAACGTTCCGGAACTGGGCGCGGGGGCCAACACCCGCAACGTGGTATGGGGCGCGACCGGCAACCCGTTCAATCCTCAGCTGAATGCCGGTGGTTCCTCAGGTGGCTCGGCCGCCGCACTGGCCGTGGACATGGTGCCGTTGTGCAGTGGCTCCGACACTGGCGGCTCGTTGCGTATTCCTGCGGCGCTGTGCGGCATCGTTGGCCTGCGCCCTTCTCCGGGTCTGGTGCCGAGCGAACGCAAGAAACTCGGCTGGACGCCTATTTCCGTCGTCGGCCCGATGGGCCGCAACGTCGCCGACACCCTGCTGCAACTGCGCGCCAGCGCCGGGCTGGGGCAGTCCGATCCGTTGAGCTATGCCATCGCCGAGGACGCGTTCGCGCCGCGCACCGTAGACCTCAGCCAGTTACGGGTCGGCTACAGCGAGGATTTCGGTACCTGCGCAGTGGATACCGATATCCGCGCAGTCTTCCGGGAAAAGATCAACGCCCTGAGCCCGCTGTTCAAGTCCTGCGAAGCCATCGACCTGAACCTGAGCAGCGCCCATCGCACCTTTGATGTGTTACGTGCCGAAGCCTTCGTTGCAGGATTACAGGATGCCCACGACCGCGACCCGAACGCGCTGGGGCCCAACACCCGTGCCAATTTCGAAATGGGTGCGGCGATGTCCTTGCAGGACTGCGTCAAGGCGCATGGCGAACAAAGCCGGATATTTCGTGGCTTTCAGAAGCAATTCGAGCACTACGACCTGATCCTCGCGCCCACCACGCCGGTATCGCCCTTCCCGTGGAGCGAGTTGTACCTGCGCGAAGTCAACGGCGTGCCACTGGACAATTACTATCGCTGGCTGGCGCTGTGCTACACCATCACCCTGACGACAAACCCGGCGCTGTCCCTGCCCTGCGGCACCGACCGGCAAGGCATGCCGTTCGGGCTACAGATTATTGGCGGCTTTCGTGGCGACGCGAAACTACTGGCCTGCGCGGAGGCGATTGAACACGCGACGGCGACTGATCCGCGTCTGTCTCGCCCGCGTCCGGACCTGCAAAAACTGCTGGCTTCAGCGGTTAACCTGACACATATCGTCACCCATCCACCGGTTTACGGAGGATCAAAAACCGCCACGCCGGAGATTGGCGCGATGTGA
- a CDS encoding M20 family metallopeptidase, producing the protein MNDAQRQATDWLSGQYEAMEALLQSLVDTDSNSYDKAGVDAVGDLLAAQLQADGISVERIPVEGFGDVLLAELPGGPGKPVLLLGHRDTVFPKGTTSTRGYTKDAELAYGPGVADMKGGLVLNCFALKALKRAGPLPFPVQILYTGDEEIGSASARAHIEHYARQARAVLNPEPGRASGNVVSARKGGATLIIEVSGRAAHSGVNHADGASAIQALAHKVIKLHALTDYAAGITTNVGLISGGTSSNTVAPSATAKLDVRFVEFRHWDDILAAVQAIVAEEELPGTSARLLEATTFLPMEARHSTELLSIYQGLAQELGFNVEGEFTGGCADSGFTASLGIPTLCGLGPVGGKVHTEREYLELNTLVPRGQALVATILALGDV; encoded by the coding sequence ATGAACGACGCACAACGGCAGGCCACCGACTGGCTGAGCGGGCAATACGAGGCGATGGAAGCGCTGTTGCAAAGCCTGGTCGATACAGACTCCAACAGCTACGACAAGGCCGGTGTCGATGCGGTCGGCGATCTGCTCGCCGCGCAATTACAGGCCGACGGGATCAGCGTCGAACGTATCCCGGTCGAAGGGTTTGGCGATGTGCTGCTGGCTGAATTGCCCGGCGGACCCGGCAAGCCGGTGCTGCTGCTCGGTCACCGCGACACCGTGTTCCCCAAAGGCACCACCTCCACTCGCGGCTATACAAAAGATGCCGAACTGGCCTACGGCCCCGGCGTGGCTGACATGAAAGGCGGGCTGGTGCTCAACTGCTTTGCCCTCAAGGCTCTGAAACGCGCGGGCCCGCTGCCGTTTCCGGTGCAAATTCTTTATACCGGCGATGAAGAAATCGGTTCCGCCAGCGCTCGTGCTCACATTGAACACTACGCCCGACAGGCGCGCGCGGTGCTCAACCCGGAACCGGGACGCGCCAGCGGCAATGTGGTCAGCGCCCGCAAAGGGGGTGCGACGCTGATCATCGAAGTCAGCGGCCGCGCTGCGCATTCAGGGGTGAACCATGCCGATGGCGCGAGTGCTATTCAGGCTTTGGCGCACAAGGTGATCAAGCTGCATGCGCTGACCGACTATGCAGCGGGTATTACCACCAACGTCGGGCTGATCTCGGGCGGCACCTCCAGCAACACGGTTGCGCCCAGCGCCACGGCCAAGCTTGATGTGCGCTTTGTCGAGTTCAGGCATTGGGATGACATTCTCGCTGCGGTCCAGGCCATCGTCGCCGAAGAGGAACTGCCCGGCACATCGGCCCGGCTGCTGGAGGCCACAACCTTTCTGCCGATGGAAGCCCGGCACAGCACTGAACTGCTGAGTATTTATCAGGGGCTTGCGCAGGAACTGGGCTTCAACGTGGAGGGCGAATTCACCGGCGGCTGCGCCGACTCGGGCTTCACCGCCAGCCTCGGCATCCCGACCCTTTGTGGCCTCGGCCCGGTCGGCGGCAAAGTGCATACCGAGCGTGAGTACCTGGAGCTGAACACCCTGGTGCCCAGAGGCCAGGCGCTGGTGGCGACGATACTGGCGTTGGGGGATGTTTGA
- a CDS encoding M20 family metallopeptidase, which translates to MSSRSHAIENATEQFDNGTFFALLGDSVAYPTQSQEAASLPELYRYLHEFITPHVERLGFSARVHDNPVAGRGPLMIATRIEDPALPTLLSYGHGDVVRGYDAQWQSGLSPWKVTERGDRWYGRGTADNKGQHLINLTALEQTLKARDGELGFNVKLLLEMGEEDGSPGLSAFCQAHAEELAADVFIASDGPRLAAARPTLFLGSRGVFNFELTVNLREGAHHSGNWGGLLANPGIILANAIASMVDEHGRVKVAGLMPTAIPEAVKAALVDIEVGGGPGDPDIDPNWGDPTLSLSEKVFGWNTLDILAFKTGNPDAPVHAIPGKAHALCHIRFVVDSDYNAFIPAVRAHLDAHGFTQVEVRQTRMDVMHATRLSPDSPWVGWALQSLAATTGKKPALLPNLGGSLPNDVFAEVLGLPTVWVPHSYPACSQHAPDEHLLAPVVRESLQIMAGLFWDLGTDGVRLTREHRAQELSE; encoded by the coding sequence ATGAGTAGCCGTTCACATGCCATCGAAAACGCCACCGAGCAGTTCGACAACGGCACCTTTTTCGCCCTGCTCGGCGACAGCGTTGCGTACCCGACCCAAAGCCAGGAGGCCGCAAGCCTGCCGGAGCTTTATCGCTACCTGCACGAGTTCATTACCCCGCACGTCGAGCGGCTTGGTTTCAGCGCCAGGGTTCACGACAACCCGGTTGCCGGGCGCGGGCCCTTGATGATCGCCACTCGCATCGAAGATCCGGCCCTGCCGACGCTGCTCAGTTATGGCCATGGCGATGTGGTACGTGGCTACGACGCACAATGGCAATCGGGCCTGTCGCCATGGAAGGTCACCGAGCGCGGTGATCGCTGGTACGGCCGCGGCACGGCGGACAACAAGGGCCAGCACCTGATCAACCTGACCGCCCTCGAACAGACCCTCAAGGCGCGCGACGGCGAACTGGGTTTCAACGTCAAGCTGCTGCTGGAAATGGGCGAAGAAGACGGCTCACCCGGCCTCAGCGCATTCTGCCAGGCGCACGCCGAAGAACTCGCGGCGGATGTTTTCATCGCCTCGGACGGCCCACGCCTGGCAGCCGCGCGCCCTACCCTGTTTCTGGGCTCGCGCGGGGTGTTCAACTTCGAGCTGACGGTCAACCTGCGCGAAGGCGCACACCATTCCGGCAACTGGGGCGGGCTGCTGGCCAACCCCGGCATCATTCTGGCCAATGCCATCGCCAGCATGGTCGACGAACACGGCCGGGTGAAAGTCGCAGGGCTCATGCCGACGGCCATTCCCGAGGCAGTAAAGGCCGCGTTGGTGGATATCGAAGTCGGCGGCGGTCCGGGGGACCCGGACATCGACCCGAATTGGGGCGATCCGACCTTATCGCTCAGTGAAAAAGTCTTCGGCTGGAACACCCTCGATATTCTTGCTTTCAAGACCGGCAACCCGGACGCACCGGTGCACGCGATCCCCGGCAAGGCCCACGCGCTGTGTCACATACGTTTTGTGGTCGACAGCGATTACAACGCATTCATCCCCGCAGTGCGTGCGCACCTGGATGCCCACGGTTTCACTCAGGTCGAGGTCCGGCAGACACGCATGGACGTAATGCACGCCACGCGCCTGTCACCGGACAGCCCGTGGGTCGGCTGGGCGCTGCAATCGCTAGCCGCGACTACCGGAAAGAAACCGGCGCTGCTGCCTAATCTGGGCGGTTCGCTGCCCAACGATGTATTCGCTGAAGTGCTGGGCCTGCCGACGGTCTGGGTGCCACACTCTTACCCGGCGTGCTCGCAACATGCACCCGACGAGCACTTGCTGGCTCCGGTGGTCAGAGAGAGCCTGCAAATCATGGCCGGACTGTTCTGGGACCTGGGAACGGATGGCGTACGGCTGACCCGCGAGCATCGGGCACAGGAGTTGAGTGAATGA
- a CDS encoding ABC transporter ATP-binding protein, with translation MMNQALNTSGKKDIALELCDIRREFSISRGFFKPDATLKAVDGVSLRLMRGETLGLVGESGCGKSTLAKMLLGLLAPSSGDVLVNGKHLAGTDRKEMARRIQPIFQDPYSSLNPRKTLREIVTLPLIVHAIGNHAERRQRVEAMMDVVGLPKRVIDSYPSQLSGGQRQRVAIARALVMRPDVLICDEPTSALDVSVQAQILNLLQDLKQEFGLTYLLISHNLAVIEHLADRVAVMYLGRIVEERSRESLFARPGHPYTQALLDSVLTPDPHLGIPDLGLHGTFPNPMSPPSGCAFHPRCPGCMAVCKDHYPLVGRMEGGTVRCHLRDTSKTLELMPS, from the coding sequence ATGATGAATCAGGCGCTGAACACAAGTGGCAAAAAAGACATCGCCCTGGAGCTGTGCGACATCCGGCGCGAATTCAGTATCAGCCGAGGCTTTTTCAAACCCGATGCCACCCTGAAAGCGGTCGATGGCGTGTCACTGCGCCTGATGCGCGGCGAAACGCTCGGGCTGGTCGGCGAGTCCGGCTGCGGCAAAAGCACCCTGGCCAAGATGTTGCTCGGCCTGCTCGCGCCCAGCAGCGGCGATGTGCTGGTCAACGGCAAGCACCTGGCCGGCACCGACCGCAAGGAAATGGCACGGCGTATCCAGCCGATCTTTCAGGACCCTTACTCCTCCCTGAACCCGCGCAAGACCCTGCGCGAAATCGTCACCCTGCCGCTGATAGTGCATGCCATCGGCAACCACGCCGAGCGCCGCCAGCGGGTCGAAGCGATGATGGATGTGGTTGGCCTGCCGAAACGGGTGATCGACAGCTACCCGAGTCAGCTTTCCGGTGGCCAGCGCCAGCGTGTGGCGATTGCCCGGGCGCTGGTGATGCGCCCGGACGTGTTGATCTGCGATGAGCCGACCTCGGCGCTGGACGTTTCGGTGCAGGCACAGATTCTCAACCTGTTGCAGGACCTCAAACAGGAGTTCGGCCTGACCTACCTGCTGATCAGCCACAACCTGGCGGTCATCGAGCACCTGGCCGACCGGGTGGCGGTGATGTACCTGGGCCGAATCGTCGAAGAACGCAGCCGCGAGTCGCTGTTTGCCAGACCCGGCCACCCCTATACACAAGCGCTGCTGGACTCGGTGCTGACCCCGGATCCGCATCTGGGCATTCCCGACCTGGGCCTGCACGGCACCTTCCCCAACCCCATGTCGCCGCCTTCGGGCTGCGCCTTTCATCCGCGCTGCCCCGGCTGCATGGCGGTGTGCAAGGACCACTATCCGCTGGTTGGCCGCATGGAAGGCGGAACCGTCCGTTGCCACCTGCGCGACACCTCGAAAACCCTGGAGCTGATGCCCTCATGA